The Gammaproteobacteria bacterium DNA window GATGGAGATTGGATGACGCGCATCCTGCAATCGAAGGCTTTTTTGCAAGTTCCTCCCGCTAACATTCATGCCATGTTCATGCGCATGCAGGAGGTGCCCGCACGGGCTGGCGAGATGATCATCAAACAAAACGACGAAGGGGATTACTACTACATCATCAAGTCAGGCAAGTGCAAGGTCACGCGCACGTCCAAGACGGGTGCACAGCTAACTCTGGCGCAATTATCTGAAGGTGATGCCTTCGGTGAGGAGGCGTTGCTCTCAGAAGACAAACGGAATGCCAACGTGATCATGGTAACGGACGGCTTCTTGATGCGGCTTTCCAAGGATGATTTCAATGAGCTTTTGAAGGAACCGGTATTGAACTGGGTTATAAAATCCGAAGCGGACGCCATGATTAAAGATGGGGCGGCGTGGTTAGACGTGCGGTTAGAAAGCGAGCATAAGAATTCGGCGATCGAAGGCAGTATGAATCTACCGCTGTTCATGCTTCGGCTGAAAGCTGGTGGTTTAGATTCGAGCCGGAAATATATTGTTTACTGTGACACGGGGCGCCGGAGTTCTGCTGCTGCATTCCTGCTCAACCAACGAGGTTTGCAGGCCTATGTCCTCAAGGGAGGTTTGGTTGCTCGCTCTGACCAGTAAAGCTCCTGAGTAACGAGAATCACTGCGGCCATCGTGTCGGAAAGTTTCGTTCTAGATCTTCATTACGATAACTACTGTGTAATGGGTAATCCCGTTGCGCACAGTAAATCCCCTCTCATTCATGCAGCATTTGCCAAGCAGACAGGCGAGTCAATCGTCTATCAGGCGATCTTTGTTGAACGTGGACGGTTTCCGAGCGCGCTAGATACGTTTCAAAGGGCAGGCGGAAAGGGGCTTAATGTAACGCTGCCTTTTAAACAGGAAGCGTGGTCTTTAGCCCAGCACCGAAGTCAGCATGCCAATCGCGCCTGTGCTGTTAACACGCTATGGTTTGATGAGCGCGGCGAATGTTATGGGGACAATACGGATGGTGCAGGGCTGGTCAAGGATATTCTGATCAATCACGGCGGCTGCATCAAAGGCCGTGATGTTTTAGTTTTGGGCGCCGGAGGCGCGGTGCGGGGCATTCTGGAACCGGTACTTGCTGAAGGACCCGTAAGGCTCGTACTGGCCAATCGGACCGTCCGCAAGGCAGAGGAATTGATCAGTCTCTTTGCTGATCTCGGTGAGCTTCATGCGTGCGGATATGATGCGCTCAATAGCGAGCGATTTAACCTCATAATTAATGGGACGTCATTGAGTCTAGAGGGTAAGGTACCGCCGCTTCCTGATGACATCCTGATACCTGGGGGCTGGTGCTACGATATGATGTACGCGGATGAGCCAACAGTATTTGTTCGCTGGGCGGATGCGCACGGTGCTGAGAAGGCGTTGGACGGCCTGGGTATGTTGGTGGAGCAGGCCGCGGATTCGTTTCAACTTTGGCGTGGCATTCGACCCGATACAGGTCCTGTCATCGAGGCAATTCGGCGCAACAACTCGCCTAAATGAAACGCACCGGCGTGATCGCTTGCGGTTTAGTGTGTACTAAAATCCCTGAAGTCTGTCCATCAGGTTCGGAAGCCAAACGGCTATCCCGGGGAATGCTGCGAGGAGCAGGAGGCAGACAAGCTGTAATGTAACGAAAGGCAGAATTCCGCGGTAGATGTGTTGGATCTTCACCTCTGGCGGTGACACTGCTTTCAGGTAAAACAGAGAGAAACCGAAGGGTGGGGTAAGGAAAGATGTTTGAAGGTTGACGGCAATCAGGATAGTGAACCACAGGAGGTCAATGCCTAAGACAGCGGCGATTGGCCCTAAAATTGGAACAACAATAAACGTAATTTCGAGAAAGTCGAGAAAAAAACCAAGAATGAAGATCAAAACCATGCTCACCAGCACAAATCCCCAGGTTCCACCGGGCAATTGGGTCATGATGTCGTTTACTAAATGATCACCGCCCATCCCCCGAAATACCAACCCGAATGCGGTCGCGCCGATCAGGATAAGGAAAACCATGCTTGTCAGACGCGTTGTCTGGCGCATGGCGTCTTGCAGGGCAGAAAGATTCAGACGCCTGTGCAGCGCAGCGAGCAGTAGCGCCCCTAGCGCGCCTACTGCGGCCGACTCCGTTGGTGACGCGATACCGAAGAAAATCGAGCCAAGTACTGCAACGACCAATGCAAGTGGTGGTAGGAGACTTTTTAGCATACGCGTGACCAGTCCTCGAGAGTCGGTCGTTCTAAGCGCCGGAGCAGCGCCTGGCCAGCGCCAGCAGAAGACGGCGATGGCAATCAAGAAAAGCAGAACAAGCAGCAAGCCAGGGACCACTGCAGCGATGAACAATCGGCCAACCGGCACGCCAATGACATCTCCTAGGATGATGAGGACCACGCTTGGGGGAATGATCTGGCCCAGTGTCCCTGATGCGGCGATGGTCCCTGTCGCAAGGGGAGACGAATATCCATGCTTTAACATGGCTGGGAGCGCAATGATTCCCATGGTGACCACCGTGGCACCCACGACGCCAGTGGTTGCCGCCATGAGTGCGCCGACGACCACAACCGATAAGGCTAACCCTCCGTGCACTCGTCCTAGCAGCAACCCCATGGTTTCCAGAAGGTCTTCCGACAGGCCAGTCTTTTCCAAGACAACGCCCATAAACACGAATAACGGTACCGCAAGTAGTGTGAAATTAGTCATTACGCCCCAGATGCGTAAGGGCAATAGATTGAAGAAATCGAGGCCTAGAAAGATCCCGCCGAAGATGAGCGCTACTGAGCCAAGCGTGAAGGCGACCGGGTAGCCAAACATCAACGCCGCCATGAGGGCGAAGAACATCACGAATGCCCAGATTTCCATCAGGGTCGATCCGTGAGCTTCAAGAGGTTGCGGAGGATGTCAGCCAGACCTTGGATAAGGAGCAGTACAAAGCCGACGGGAATCGCGGCTTTCAGTAACCAACGGTACGGCAGGCCACCCGGATCGGGCGAGCCTTCCGCATAAATCAACGATTGGTGCACAAACGGCCAGGAACTCACGATGACCAAAAGAGCGAAGGGTGCGAGGATTACGAGCCCGCCGATCAGGTTAACCCACGCCCGTCGGCGCTCATTCATCCATTTGCTTTGATAGAAGAGATCCAGACGCACGTGTGCATCGTGTTTAAAGGTATACGCGGCTGCGATCAGAAAGATGAGCGCAAACAGGTGCCATTCGAGTTCCTGTAGCGCAACCGATCCACTATGAAACAAATACCGCATAGCGACATCAAAGCTGATGAGCAGCACCATGGCGATGACGAGCCAAGCGCATGCCCGCCCGGTCAGCTCGCTGGTGGCGTCAATGGCAGCGACGGTGCAGGAGAGCACGCGGCGCAGTGGGGATGGGTCTTTCATCGACATGCCGTCAACGTCTGAGGGGCCCCCTACGATTCTGTGCCCGAGTTGGGCAATGGGACGTCCCCCTGAGATGGGCGCCGCGTAGGTCCATGCTTCGTGGTGCCCGCGGGCGTGGCGTCCGCTGGCTCATGGCGCACGGGCATCTTGGGGCTCGGGGTGAAAAATTTATGCACAGGCTTCGGGTTGCGGCTTGGAGGGGGCGTGCTGTTAGACAAAGTCTAGACCGGTACCCGGTCACAGTTTATAAGCCATTGAAATTACGAATGAAAATCAGATTGTTCAATTTCTCGCCGTTTTGTTCAGAAGCGTGCGTTGGCAAGGCTTTTGGCGCTTTGGTCTCAAACAATGCACAAACTTATCCACAGTAAATGTGGGTAACGTCCTACGTCTTATCGGACACCCATATCTTGGGGATGTAAACCGGGAAATAACCATACGCTGTGATTGATGTGCCCCGTGACCCCACACGCACACTGTTCGTATTGGTGTATTCTCATGAGACGTCCGAGCGTCCCCCCTCCGTTGGGGATTATACTGAAGTCCCCTGAACGTACCCATCCATGGCGAGCTGCCACCTTAATGATTGATTGGCTTACCATCTTACTTTACGGCGTTTGCGAGCTCCGCAAAGCTATCGAGGGAGAGCGTATCGGCGCGCACGCCCGGGTCGACTCCCGCCTCGCGGATCTGCGTTTCACTAAGTAACGCTTTGAGCGAATTGCGCAGCGTCTTTCGCCGGTGGGCGAAGGCTTGTCTTACCAGATTGCTAAACTGGGCTTCATCGTAGATCTTAACAGGCGGCTCTTTGTGTGGCACAAGGCGGACGATGGCGGAGTCGACCTTTGGCGGCGGTGAGAATGCCCCTGGCCCGACAGTGAAATACGGTTCAACAGAACAATGATATTGCGCCATGACGGACAGCCGGCCATAGGCCGGCGAGCCTGGCTCCGCGGCAAGGCGGTCCACAACCTCCTTTTGGAACATCAACACCATGTCGCTAATGCAAGCGCTGTGCCTAAGTAAATGGAATAAGAGCGGCGTGGAGATGTGATAGGGGAGATTGCCAACCACCCGTAAGCACTCACTATCCTTCGCAAGACTACAGATATCGAAATTCAGCGCGTCGACGGCATGTATGCGTAGCGCGCCAAGTTCTAGACAATGCGTGTCTAAGCTCGAGGCTAGGTCGCGATCGACTTCTATCACATCCAGTGCCCCAAGATGCTTAATGAGTGGTACGGTCAGTGCTCCGTGACCCGGCCCGATTTCAACCACTCGCTGACCTGGTTGCGGGGCGATGGCGCGGATTATCCGATCAATGATATTTGGATCGTGCAGGAAATGTTGACCAAGTCGCTTGCGCCGGCGATGGTGGCTCTTTAGGGCCTTCGTCACGTGGAGCCTGCTGAGGCACTGACGCTTTCGTAGTGGGAGCCTCGAACGCGTTGCGTGCCTTTCCTTCTGGCCAGCTGCAAGGCCATCTTAATGGCCGCCAGCAGACTGCTGGCCTGCGCTCGACCCGTGCCTGCGAGTTCCAATGCGACCCCGTGGTCAACTGACGTGCGAATAATCGGGAGCCCCAGCGTGATATTGACAGCCTCACCAAAACCTTGGTGCTTAAGTACTGGGAGGCCTTGATCGTGATACATAGTCAGCACAGCATCGGCTCCCTCAAGTCGCTCGGGAGTGAATGCTGTGTCGGCTGGAACAGGACCGATGAGCAACATTCCTTCAATGCGTAGCTTCTCCAGCACAGGGACGATGACATTGATCTCCTCATGACCCAAATGCCCACCTTCTCCCGCATGCGGGTTGAGTCCGCATACGAGGATGCACGGATTGGCTATGGCAAACCGATGATGGAGTTCGTGCCAAAGCACGCGCAATACGGCTTGCAGCCGATCCTTGGTGATCGCCGCGCTGACCTCTGCCAGTGGCATGTGGGTCGTAGCCAAGGCGACGCGCAGCGCGCTTGCGCAAAGCATCATGACAGGCACTTCTATGTCGGTCTCCTTTGCAAGAAATTCAGTGTGCCCCGTAAACGGGATCCCCGCATCGTTGATGATCCCTTTATGGACCGGTGCAGTAACCATCGCGTCGAACCATCCGTCAAGGCAGCCTCTACACGCCTTTTTTAACGTTTCGATGACATAGGGGGCGTTGGTCGCCTCAAGTTGCCCGCACTGGGGGAAAGATGCTGTGGCGACCGGTAGCACGAGCAGTTTGCCGGATTGATGCGCGACGGGAGGACGGCGCGCATCATAAAAAGTCAGTTCCAACGGTATATTGAGGATCTCGGCGCGCCGGGCCAGGAGGTCGGGATCCGCGATCGCAATAAGTTCGGCGGGATACGTGTGTTGGGCTGCCTGGATAGCGAGGTCTGGTCCGACCCCAGCCGGTTCTCCGGGCGTGATGGCAATGCGTGGATAGGATAGTGAATCACTCATCCGCTTCCGGCTCCACTGGATCCAGCCGGTACTCTACATACGCCTCGTCGCGCAGCTGCCGCAACCATGCTTCTTGGTTTTCTTGAATCTTGCGTTGTCGGATGGCCTCCCATGCCTTGGCGCGCATCACCTCCTCTGTGCTGTCGTAATCGCGTCGGTCGTTTACCTGAATGATGTGCCAGCCAAACTGCGTTCGGACGGGTTCACTCGTTTCACCAGGTTGTAGGGAGTGCATCTCTTCTTCGAACTCGGGTACCAGGTCCCCTGGGCTGACCCAACCCAAGTCACCACCATTTACGGCGCTAGCTGTGTCATCGGAATGTGAACGTGCAAGCTGGGCGAAGTCGTCACCCCCGTCAATTCGTTGTTTGAGCTGCGCCAAGCGCGTCCGTGCAGCCTCATTGGACGTGATATCGCTGGGGCGTACCAGAATATGGCGGACCTTGGTCTGGGTGACCATACGCTGATCGCCGCTACGAACGTCTAGAAGTTTAATAATATGGAAACCGCTGGAGGTTCGAATCAAACCACTTACGTCGCCCTTATTCATTTTTGGTACAACGTCAGCGAAGATCGTTGGGAGCTGGTCGCCTTTTCGCCAGCCCAGGTCTCCACCATCCAATGCTTGCTGCCCGTCTGACATGGCTACGGCCGTTTCCTTGAACCCCGCATCCGCTCTTAGTTGTTCCAATACAGCCTCAGCTTTTTCCTGACTCTTTTGGACTTGGTCTGACGATGCAGCCTCCGGCACGGCGATCAATATATGTGCAAGGTGATATTCGGCGTTGATTTCACCTTGGTTCTTATATGTAGTAAGAAAGTTATCAATCTCTCGATCAGTTACTGTGATCCTGTTGTCTATCTGGCGTTGGCGGAGTTTTGTAAGGGTGATCTCGTCTCGGATGTCTTCACGGAATGCACCGTAATCGTAATCATCACGCTCAAGGATCGCCTGGAACTGGGACAATGACACGCCGTTATTCGACGCGATTTGGTTAATGGCCTTGTTCAAGGTCTCATCATCGACCCGGATCCCGGTTTGCTGTGCTAGCTGCAACTGCAGCTTCATCAGAATGAGGCGTTCCAGCACTTGTTTCTCCAAGACCGATTGTGGCGGGATCGCGGTACCTTTTTGTCTAAGTTGTCCCTGTACTGTACGTGATCTGTTATCTAGCTCACTCTGCATAATCACATCGTCATTGACGACAGCGACGATGTGATCAAGTGGTTCCCCAGCCCAAGTATTGAGAGTACAGGCAACCCACGGTATCAAAATCGCTCGTAAGAATTGGTGGAAATTGTGGCGTCCTAAGCTAGCGCTAGAACTCATCATGATACCCGGGGATGTTCTCTTTGAGGAATGTGGTGGTCTTTTTACCAAGGCCAGCCAGGCCCTTTAATTCGACCTGAATAAAGAAGCCAGTTTGGAAGTCGCCGTTCACATCGGCCAGGAACCGGCGGGCTATCGCTCTGAAACCCCAGCAACAGGTATTATATTCAACCCCTCCAAAGACCTCTACCGTCCGGTCATCCTGTAGCGAGTAGAGCCAGCGCCCCACGAAGTTCCAATTCGCGCTGACTGGCCAGACCCCGTTCACGTCCGTTTGCTCTATGTTCGATGACCTGCGCAGCCGGTACGCGACATTGACGATTCGGCTATCATCGTGATCGTACGCAAAATGGATGGCCCCCTTCTCGAAAATGCTGTTGTTCGGATTCCATTGCAGGTCGCCGCGTGCGCTCAAGTCCCATGGCAACTCTGTTTTCAGGTCGGCAACGAAAGGCGAGACAGGATCTGTTTCAGGAGCTACGCCAGGCAATTGCACCTTACGATCCTCAAAGAAAAATAGCTGTCCAAGGCTGAACTGTGTCATCTCCTCGCCGCTCGAGCCATGAAGAAAACGCGTCGTGACCGCCAATGACAGCTGATTTGCATCCCCCACCCGGTCGGCGCCCGTGAATCGATCCTGGCGGAACAGTTGGTCGAACTCGAAAGTGAAATTACCGGTATCAAACACGGGCAGATCATTTTGATTTTCAAAGGGTACATATAAATAGTAAAGGCGTGGCTCTAAAGTTTGCAGGAAGTTCGTACCGCCCATTGTCACGTCGCGTTCAAAAAACACGCCACTGTCGAGGCTCACATATGGGATGGCCCTGTTCGGGGAACCAGTGAACGTTTGTGTCATATCAAAATTCTGTGTTCTATCAAGCGCATACTGTGTGAATCGGAAACTCACTTTTGGTTCGAGAAAGGTCGAAATCGTACGCCTTGGATAACTTACGCTTGGGTATAGATCAAAGCGCCCACCGTTCACACTGAGCGTACGATCGAAGTTGACGGCCTCGCCCGTGAAGTCGAGGTTTAATTTCCTATTCCTGTTTTGGGTTGGCACATTGAACAAAAACTGGGGAAGCCGTTCATAGGGACGGTCATCGGGGGCAATGGTTGGATCGACTGTCTGAAAGCTCTGCACCCGTCCAAGCACGTTCCAGCGATCGCCTCTGTATGAAACATCGCCTCTCCGTTCGAGAAAGCGTTCACTGGAAAGGCTCAGGCTGTTTCCAAAGTCGGAAAAATACTGATCGTCCGAAACATCATTATAGGTGAGAAAGAGTCTTCCACGGTCCAGAAAGCTTTGATTGTGCGTGAATGCGATCTGGTGTCTGTCTTTGTTTCGAAACTCGTTATCGCTCGGTAAATAGTCACCATTAATCTGCCCGTTACCGCGTTCTAATAGGTACCGGTATTCCCCCATCAGCATCACGCCGCGCTTACTCATACCCCGAGGGGCAAACGTCGCATCCATCGCTGGTGAGATGTTCCAGTAGAAGGGCGTCCTGACCTCGATCCCTGAGTTATTTGTATTACCGAAACTCGGGGCCAGGAAACCCGTTTTGCGCCTGTCGCTGATCGGAAAATTGATGTACGGTAAATAGAATACTGGTTTGTTTTTGACCTTTAATATGACATGCTTGGCAGTGCCGCGTTCCGACTCGAAATCGAGCTTGAGATATTTGGCGGAGAGTTGCCAATCGTTGTCCTCCGGCAGGCAGGTGGTATAATCAACGTTCTTGAATTCGGCAAATTGCTCGTCTTCATCGACGAAAGCATCAGCCGCCTGCCCCCGTGCATGCCAATCTAACAGTCGATAGGTAACACCACCGAACTCCCCGGTATCGTCATCGAGTTCCACATGCCCGTGCTCGGCGGAGAGTATTAATTTCTCGTCCCAGTACTGTATATTTCCTTCAACGTCAACCGTTTCCTCGTTCTGATCGTAGATAACTTTGTCAGCACGCAGTTGCCGGGGCCCGCGGGTAACTTCAACGTCGCCCCAGAAGCTCAAAGGACCGTCTTTTATGGCCTCGGCTTCGTCTGCCGTCACGTAGGTAGCGTCCTCCGCGTCGCCTTCCATGGCCTCAAAGGTTGGGCGTGGTGATATGTCAGTGGCCGGTCCACAGAGCGCCCAGCGCGGGTCTACTGTTTCGGCTAAAACGAGTGCTGATGCGCACGGATATAGACATGACGCGG harbors:
- a CDS encoding cyclic nucleotide-binding domain-containing protein; translated protein: MTNQKLVDKALLKTLVPPSALNPENFQELAGKAVVEEIAPGNTIFKQGEKDGKVVYLLEGEVNLFSNKGQETVIRSGTDIAKHPLANQQPRQRTATAKTPCKITRFYSSLLDILLTWDQMAGIEVDELQRENKEASDDGDWMTRILQSKAFLQVPPANIHAMFMRMQEVPARAGEMIIKQNDEGDYYYIIKSGKCKVTRTSKTGAQLTLAQLSEGDAFGEEALLSEDKRNANVIMVTDGFLMRLSKDDFNELLKEPVLNWVIKSEADAMIKDGAAWLDVRLESEHKNSAIEGSMNLPLFMLRLKAGGLDSSRKYIVYCDTGRRSSAAAFLLNQRGLQAYVLKGGLVARSDQ
- the aroE gene encoding shikimate dehydrogenase, whose translation is MSESFVLDLHYDNYCVMGNPVAHSKSPLIHAAFAKQTGESIVYQAIFVERGRFPSALDTFQRAGGKGLNVTLPFKQEAWSLAQHRSQHANRACAVNTLWFDERGECYGDNTDGAGLVKDILINHGGCIKGRDVLVLGAGGAVRGILEPVLAEGPVRLVLANRTVRKAEELISLFADLGELHACGYDALNSERFNLIINGTSLSLEGKVPPLPDDILIPGGWCYDMMYADEPTVFVRWADAHGAEKALDGLGMLVEQAADSFQLWRGIRPDTGPVIEAIRRNNSPK
- a CDS encoding TRAP transporter large permease subunit: MEIWAFVMFFALMAALMFGYPVAFTLGSVALIFGGIFLGLDFFNLLPLRIWGVMTNFTLLAVPLFVFMGVVLEKTGLSEDLLETMGLLLGRVHGGLALSVVVVGALMAATTGVVGATVVTMGIIALPAMLKHGYSSPLATGTIAASGTLGQIIPPSVVLIILGDVIGVPVGRLFIAAVVPGLLLVLLFLIAIAVFCWRWPGAAPALRTTDSRGLVTRMLKSLLPPLALVVAVLGSIFFGIASPTESAAVGALGALLLAALHRRLNLSALQDAMRQTTRLTSMVFLILIGATAFGLVFRGMGGDHLVNDIMTQLPGGTWGFVLVSMVLIFILGFFLDFLEITFIVVPILGPIAAVLGIDLLWFTILIAVNLQTSFLTPPFGFSLFYLKAVSPPEVKIQHIYRGILPFVTLQLVCLLLLAAFPGIAVWLPNLMDRLQGF
- a CDS encoding TRAP transporter small permease subunit; the protein is MKDPSPLRRVLSCTVAAIDATSELTGRACAWLVIAMVLLISFDVAMRYLFHSGSVALQELEWHLFALIFLIAAAYTFKHDAHVRLDLFYQSKWMNERRRAWVNLIGGLVILAPFALLVIVSSWPFVHQSLIYAEGSPDPGGLPYRWLLKAAIPVGFVLLLIQGLADILRNLLKLTDRP
- the rsmA gene encoding 16S rRNA (adenine(1518)-N(6)/adenine(1519)-N(6))-dimethyltransferase RsmA is translated as MTKALKSHHRRRKRLGQHFLHDPNIIDRIIRAIAPQPGQRVVEIGPGHGALTVPLIKHLGALDVIEVDRDLASSLDTHCLELGALRIHAVDALNFDICSLAKDSECLRVVGNLPYHISTPLLFHLLRHSACISDMVLMFQKEVVDRLAAEPGSPAYGRLSVMAQYHCSVEPYFTVGPGAFSPPPKVDSAIVRLVPHKEPPVKIYDEAQFSNLVRQAFAHRRKTLRNSLKALLSETQIREAGVDPGVRADTLSLDSFAELANAVK
- the pdxA gene encoding 4-hydroxythreonine-4-phosphate dehydrogenase PdxA — translated: MSDSLSYPRIAITPGEPAGVGPDLAIQAAQHTYPAELIAIADPDLLARRAEILNIPLELTFYDARRPPVAHQSGKLLVLPVATASFPQCGQLEATNAPYVIETLKKACRGCLDGWFDAMVTAPVHKGIINDAGIPFTGHTEFLAKETDIEVPVMMLCASALRVALATTHMPLAEVSAAITKDRLQAVLRVLWHELHHRFAIANPCILVCGLNPHAGEGGHLGHEEINVIVPVLEKLRIEGMLLIGPVPADTAFTPERLEGADAVLTMYHDQGLPVLKHQGFGEAVNITLGLPIIRTSVDHGVALELAGTGRAQASSLLAAIKMALQLARRKGTQRVRGSHYESVSASAGST
- a CDS encoding peptidylprolyl isomerase, translated to MSSSASLGRHNFHQFLRAILIPWVACTLNTWAGEPLDHIVAVVNDDVIMQSELDNRSRTVQGQLRQKGTAIPPQSVLEKQVLERLILMKLQLQLAQQTGIRVDDETLNKAINQIASNNGVSLSQFQAILERDDYDYGAFREDIRDEITLTKLRQRQIDNRITVTDREIDNFLTTYKNQGEINAEYHLAHILIAVPEAASSDQVQKSQEKAEAVLEQLRADAGFKETAVAMSDGQQALDGGDLGWRKGDQLPTIFADVVPKMNKGDVSGLIRTSSGFHIIKLLDVRSGDQRMVTQTKVRHILVRPSDITSNEAARTRLAQLKQRIDGGDDFAQLARSHSDDTASAVNGGDLGWVSPGDLVPEFEEEMHSLQPGETSEPVRTQFGWHIIQVNDRRDYDSTEEVMRAKAWEAIRQRKIQENQEAWLRQLRDEAYVEYRLDPVEPEADE
- the lptD gene encoding LPS assembly protein LptD, which produces MERPFKTLLIAASCLYPCASALVLAETVDPRWALCGPATDISPRPTFEAMEGDAEDATYVTADEAEAIKDGPLSFWGDVEVTRGPRQLRADKVIYDQNEETVDVEGNIQYWDEKLILSAEHGHVELDDDTGEFGGVTYRLLDWHARGQAADAFVDEDEQFAEFKNVDYTTCLPEDNDWQLSAKYLKLDFESERGTAKHVILKVKNKPVFYLPYINFPISDRRKTGFLAPSFGNTNNSGIEVRTPFYWNISPAMDATFAPRGMSKRGVMLMGEYRYLLERGNGQINGDYLPSDNEFRNKDRHQIAFTHNQSFLDRGRLFLTYNDVSDDQYFSDFGNSLSLSSERFLERRGDVSYRGDRWNVLGRVQSFQTVDPTIAPDDRPYERLPQFLFNVPTQNRNRKLNLDFTGEAVNFDRTLSVNGGRFDLYPSVSYPRRTISTFLEPKVSFRFTQYALDRTQNFDMTQTFTGSPNRAIPYVSLDSGVFFERDVTMGGTNFLQTLEPRLYYLYVPFENQNDLPVFDTGNFTFEFDQLFRQDRFTGADRVGDANQLSLAVTTRFLHGSSGEEMTQFSLGQLFFFEDRKVQLPGVAPETDPVSPFVADLKTELPWDLSARGDLQWNPNNSIFEKGAIHFAYDHDDSRIVNVAYRLRRSSNIEQTDVNGVWPVSANWNFVGRWLYSLQDDRTVEVFGGVEYNTCCWGFRAIARRFLADVNGDFQTGFFIQVELKGLAGLGKKTTTFLKENIPGYHDEF